The proteins below are encoded in one region of Deinococcus aquaedulcis:
- a CDS encoding methylmalonyl-CoA mutase family protein yields the protein MKSKNEWMQSVYGPATQKFPERKYNFKNLSDMDPEPIYTADDLKDWDAARDLGYPGEFPYTRGVQPSVYRGKLWTMRMFAGFGSAEQTNERFHALLKAGQTGLSTAFDLPTLMGYDSDHPFSKGEVGKCGVAVSSLADMEILFRGIDPTAVTTSMTINSPANAIWAMYIANAQKQGKDLGQVGGTIQNDILKEFIAQKEFIYPPAPSVKLVIDTFEWGPRVVPKWNFISVSGYHIREAGATGVQELAFTLADGFHYVEKALERGLNIDEFAPRISFFWDIHNDFFEEIAKLRAARRIWARQMRDRYGAKNPRSWMLRTHSQTAGVSLPAQQPLNNIARVAIQALAAVLGGTQSLHTDSFDEALALPTEEAATIALRTQQIIAYETGVAGVVDPLAGSYYVEKLTNDIEAAAMGYIEQIRMMGGVEAGIESGFFQMEMAEAAYRYQLEVERGERVIVGVNDFVQDAVEVPIQLIDPEVERVQEARLAQVRRERDPVRVETALAALRDTAVTGANSMPAFLECAHAYCTLGEQMDVLKTVYGEYVEPAVV from the coding sequence ATGAAAAGCAAGAACGAGTGGATGCAGAGCGTGTACGGCCCGGCCACCCAGAAATTCCCGGAGCGCAAGTACAACTTTAAAAACCTGTCCGACATGGACCCCGAGCCGATTTACACGGCCGACGACCTGAAAGACTGGGACGCGGCGCGCGACCTGGGCTACCCCGGCGAGTTTCCGTACACGCGTGGCGTGCAGCCCAGCGTGTACCGGGGCAAGCTGTGGACCATGCGCATGTTCGCGGGTTTCGGCAGCGCCGAGCAGACGAACGAGCGCTTTCATGCGCTGCTGAAAGCTGGCCAGACGGGCCTGAGCACTGCCTTTGACCTGCCCACGCTGATGGGCTACGACTCCGACCACCCCTTCTCCAAGGGCGAGGTGGGCAAGTGCGGCGTGGCGGTGAGCAGCCTTGCGGACATGGAAATTCTGTTCCGGGGCATTGATCCCACGGCCGTCACCACCTCCATGACCATCAACTCCCCGGCCAATGCCATCTGGGCCATGTACATTGCCAACGCGCAGAAGCAGGGCAAGGATCTGGGGCAGGTGGGCGGCACCATTCAGAACGACATCCTGAAAGAGTTCATTGCCCAGAAGGAATTCATTTACCCCCCTGCGCCGAGCGTGAAACTGGTCATTGACACCTTCGAGTGGGGTCCCAGGGTGGTGCCCAAGTGGAACTTCATCTCGGTCAGCGGGTACCACATCCGCGAGGCGGGGGCCACGGGCGTGCAGGAGCTGGCCTTTACCCTGGCCGACGGCTTTCACTACGTGGAAAAGGCGCTGGAACGCGGCCTGAACATTGACGAGTTCGCCCCGCGTATCAGCTTCTTCTGGGACATTCACAACGACTTCTTCGAGGAAATTGCCAAGCTGCGCGCGGCCCGGCGCATCTGGGCGCGGCAGATGCGCGACCGTTACGGCGCGAAAAACCCCCGGTCGTGGATGCTGCGCACGCACTCGCAAACGGCAGGCGTCTCGCTGCCCGCGCAGCAGCCGCTGAACAACATTGCGCGTGTGGCGATTCAGGCGCTGGCCGCCGTGCTGGGCGGCACCCAGAGCCTGCACACCGATTCCTTTGACGAGGCGCTGGCCCTGCCCACGGAAGAGGCAGCCACCATTGCCCTGCGCACGCAGCAGATCATCGCCTATGAAACCGGCGTGGCCGGCGTGGTGGACCCGCTGGCGGGCAGCTACTACGTGGAAAAGCTGACGAACGACATTGAGGCCGCCGCCATGGGCTACATCGAGCAGATTCGCATGATGGGCGGCGTGGAAGCGGGCATTGAGAGCGGCTTTTTCCAGATGGAAATGGCCGAGGCCGCCTACCGCTACCAGCTGGAAGTGGAGCGCGGAGAGCGCGTCATCGTGGGCGTGAACGACTTCGTGCAGGACGCGGTGGAAGTGCCCATCCAGCTCATTGATCCGGAAGTGGAGCGCGTGCAGGAGGCCCGCCTGGCCCAGGTGCGGCGCGAGCGTGACCCCGTGCGGGTCGAAACCGCCCTGGCTGCCCTGCGCGACACCGCTGTGACGGGCGCAAACTCCATGCCCGCCTTCCTGGAGTGCGCCCACGCCTACTGCACGCTGGGCGAGCAGATGGACGTGCTGAAGACGGTGTATGGGGAGTACGTGGAGCCGGCGGTGGTGTAA
- a CDS encoding YncE family protein — translation MIRRFWTVLAFSAATLPLAAAVSLSPRSLLTVPGAAPLALAPVPGGVVACLGERLLLLGPGGEVRRSLPVGTPCAGLSVSPGGAYALTRTSTQVSVWRLGDGVRLARLDTPGVTGAGFSGPQDLLIGGAQGIERVSLASLARSVPAGEAVGALVTAPDGLRAVVTRAGRVQLLDTATLGVQSAMTCAAPCTLGPVTFSADGRSVAVQAGGELYALRAGYPASVVVRRAEAGGAALSGLPRRDGSVLVLRAGQLEVRDLQTGHREQVRPLPGLQPAPAALTPGERVLSVQGGVLQDSAADLSGPRALLTLPAALTGGGLDPATGEPLTLLPGGALTGGPRALAQNVFAVQTMNRFTWLLTADGSGGLALRTLSGGRQGTTAGLRTATRLSVNHWGNHAAVWDDTRLVVVAQKTGKAVASLAVSGAARVTVSPDATRAYVFPRSGDPAVVLTANAKRFALPVLAGARYTDVQISGQGQFAYVKAGGGLDLYRPGQRSPFAALPTASDREGAVRYSPDSRLLAAVTRADDGWHLSLLDTDTGRVTAAGPVLADHPAFLAWSPDSRRLTVGAGLGTAVNNVTVFDMQ, via the coding sequence GTGATCCGGCGTTTCTGGACTGTCCTGGCCTTCTCGGCGGCCACCTTGCCCCTGGCCGCTGCGGTTTCGCTCTCGCCCCGGAGTCTGCTGACGGTCCCCGGCGCCGCGCCGCTGGCCCTGGCCCCGGTGCCCGGCGGTGTGGTGGCCTGCCTCGGTGAGCGCCTGCTGCTGCTGGGCCCTGGTGGCGAGGTGCGCCGCAGCCTGCCTGTGGGCACCCCCTGCGCCGGCCTGAGTGTGAGCCCTGGCGGCGCCTACGCCCTCACGCGCACGAGTACACAGGTCAGTGTGTGGCGCCTGGGCGACGGCGTGCGCCTGGCCCGGCTGGACACGCCCGGCGTGACCGGCGCCGGCTTCAGCGGGCCCCAGGACCTCCTGATTGGCGGCGCCCAGGGCATTGAACGTGTCTCGCTGGCCAGCCTGGCCCGCTCGGTGCCCGCTGGTGAAGCGGTGGGCGCCTTGGTCACGGCCCCCGACGGCCTACGCGCCGTGGTGACCCGCGCCGGGCGCGTGCAACTGCTGGACACCGCCACACTGGGCGTGCAGAGCGCCATGACCTGTGCCGCCCCCTGCACCCTGGGCCCCGTGACCTTCAGCGCCGATGGCCGCTCAGTGGCTGTGCAGGCTGGCGGCGAGCTGTATGCCCTGCGGGCCGGCTACCCGGCCTCGGTGGTGGTGCGCCGCGCTGAAGCCGGGGGCGCAGCCCTCTCCGGCCTGCCCCGCCGCGACGGCAGCGTGCTGGTGCTGCGCGCCGGGCAGCTGGAGGTGCGCGACCTGCAGACCGGCCACCGCGAACAGGTGCGCCCGCTGCCGGGCCTGCAGCCAGCCCCCGCTGCCCTCACGCCCGGCGAACGGGTGCTGAGCGTGCAGGGCGGCGTGCTGCAGGACAGTGCCGCTGACCTCAGTGGCCCCCGTGCTCTCCTGACCCTGCCCGCCGCCCTCACCGGCGGCGGCCTGGACCCCGCCACCGGCGAGCCCCTGACCCTGCTGCCCGGCGGGGCCCTGACAGGCGGCCCCCGCGCCCTGGCCCAGAACGTGTTCGCCGTGCAGACCATGAACCGCTTCACGTGGCTGCTGACCGCCGACGGCAGCGGCGGCCTGGCCCTCAGGACCCTGAGCGGCGGGCGCCAGGGGACCACTGCTGGCCTGCGCACCGCCACGCGCCTGAGCGTGAACCACTGGGGCAACCACGCCGCCGTGTGGGACGACACGCGGCTGGTGGTCGTGGCGCAGAAGACCGGCAAGGCGGTGGCCTCGCTGGCCGTCTCGGGCGCCGCCCGCGTGACGGTGTCGCCGGACGCCACCCGCGCCTATGTGTTTCCACGCAGCGGCGACCCGGCCGTGGTCCTGACCGCCAACGCCAAACGCTTTGCCCTGCCCGTGCTGGCTGGCGCGCGCTACACGGACGTGCAGATCAGCGGCCAGGGCCAGTTTGCCTACGTGAAGGCGGGCGGCGGCCTGGACCTGTACCGCCCCGGACAGCGTTCGCCTTTCGCCGCCTTGCCCACCGCCAGCGACCGCGAAGGCGCCGTGCGCTACAGCCCCGACAGCCGCCTGCTGGCCGCCGTCACCCGCGCCGACGACGGCTGGCACCTGAGCCTGCTGGACACCGACACCGGCCGCGTGACCGCTGCAGGGCCCGTCCTGGCCGACCACCCCGCCTTCCTGGCCTGGAGCCCGGACAGCCGCCGCCTGACAGTGGGGGCGGGGCTGGGGACAGCGGTGAACAACGTGACGGTGTTTGACATGCAATAG